Below is a window of Streptomyces sp. NBC_01429 DNA.
CCACGGACCTCGCCGGCGCCGTCCCCACGGGCGCGGGCGTCCTGAAGGACACCACGGCGAACGCGAAGCTCCGCACCACGCACGGGCTGCTGAACACCGAGGTCCGCGAGCTGAAGGCCGCGGATCCCATGACCCGGGGCATGATGACGCTCAAGAGCGGGCGCTTCCCCGAGAAGGGCGGCGAGGTCGCCGCGACCACGCACTTCCTGAAGAGCAGCGGTCTCTCGGTGGGCTCGAAGCTCACGGCGCGCGGCCTCGACGCGGACTACCGGATCGTCGGCTCGTACGAGCTGCCCAGCGATCTCGACACCGACCAGGTCAACGCTCTGCCCGGCGCGCTGCTGGCGCCGCTCGCCAAGGCGCTGAAGGCCGATGGGCTGGTGGTCCCGCGGCCGGACACCACGCTGCTGGTGAGCACCTCCGGTGGTTTCACGTGGAACATGGTGCAGGGGGCCAACGCCAAGGGTGTGGTGGTCACTTCGCGTGCCGTGGCCCTGAATCCGCCCGCCGACGCGGATGTGCCCCTCTATCAGATGGACGACTGGCAAAGCTGGGAGACCAGCCCGGGTGCCAGCACCACCGAACTGGCCGTCCTGGCCACGGTGGTCGGTCTGGCCATGCTGGAGATCTGTCTGCTGGCCGGCCCCGCCTTCGCCGTCGGCGCCCGGCGCTCGCGCCGTCAGCTCGGCCTGGTGGGTGCCAACGGCGGTGCCCGGCACCATATCCGCGCCATCGTCCTCGCCGGCGGCCTGGTCATCGGTGTCGTCTCGGCGGTGGTCGGTACGGCCCTCGGCATCGGCCTCACCGCGGCCCTGCGCCCCGTGCTGGAGGAGTATCTGGGCAAGCGCTTCGGCGGCTTCGAGATCCGGCCGCTGGAAATCCTCGGCATCGCGCTCCTCGCCGTGATCACCGGCCTGCTCTCCGCACTGGTCCCGGCCATCACGTCGTCCCGTCAGTCCGTGCTGTCGTCGCTCACCGGCCGCCGCGGTGTGCGCAAGAGCAGCAGGGTGCTGCCCCTCCTGGGGCTGGTCGCGCTTCTGGGCGGAGCCACGATCGCGCTGTACGGGTCGCTGGTGTCGAAGAAGTTCGTGATCGTCGCGGGGGGCAGCGCCATCGCCGAGCTGGGGATCGTCGCGATGACCCCGGCACTGGTGGGCCTCTTCGGCAGGGTCGGCCGCTGGCTGCCGCTGTCGCCCCGGCTCGCGCTCCGCGACGCCGTGCGCAACCGGGGACGCACGGCGCCCGCCGTGGCGGCGGTGCTGGCCGCGGTGGCGGGCACGGTGGCGGTCTCCACGTACGCCGCGAGCAGTGAAGCGCAGGACAGGGCCGCCTACGCACCGCAGCTGCCCGGCGGCGCCGCGTCGTTCACCATCACCGAGGACAACGGTCGCGACGTCCCGACCGTACGGACGGCCGTCGAGAAGATCCTTTCCACGGATGTCCGGGCCCCGGTGGACCGCATCGTCGTCGGCAAGCCGAACTGCCCGGACGACGAGTGCGGTTACTACGAGGTGATCGTCCCCAAGGCCAACAGGTGTCCGCTGTGGGACACGGGCGACAAGGACGCCTCCGAGGTCTTCAGCAAAACCGAGCGTCAGAAGCTCGCCAAGGACTGGCGGTGCGCCGGCGACAGCGGCGTCTACACCTACATCCCCAGCGGCGTGCTGGTCGGTGACGCCAACGTACTCAAGGTCCTCGGCATCGAGGATCCGGGTGCCGAGAAGGCGCTCGCGGACGGGCGGATCGTCTCGCTGGACAAGCAGAACGTCGACGCCGACGGCAAGGTCGGTATCCGGCTGGTCACGGACATGGAGAAGGCGGATCTGGCTGCGCAGAAGGGCGAGGATTGGCCGGGCGAGATCAAGTCGTTCACCGCGCACCAGGTCCCCGGCGACCCCAACGCGTACGGCGTCTCCCTGGTCCTGACTCCGGCCATGGCCAAGTCCGCCGGTCTCCGCACGGTCCCTGCCGGTGCGTACTACTCGCTCGACCAGGCGCCCAGCGACGACCAGAAGCAGCGGCTGGACAGCGAGATCGCCAGCACCGGCAGTGAGGTGGACCTCCGCATCGAGGAGGGCTACACAAGCCGGTACAACCTGGAGCTGCTGGTCCTGACGGTCTTCGCCGGGCTGATCACGATCGGCGCCGCCGGCATCGCCACCGGTCTCGCCCAGGCCGACGCCGAGGCGGATCTCAAGACGCTCGCCTCGGTGGGGGCCCCGGCGCGGGTCCGCAGGACACTCAGTGGGTTCCAGTGCGGGGTGGTGGCCGTGATGGGTGTGGTGCTCGGCTCCGTGGCCGGGGTGCTCCCGGCGATCGGGCTGCGGCTGACCCAGAAGCGCGAGGAGATGGCCTGGTACCACGAGGCACTCGACAAGGCGCTGAGCGGCACGCCCGACGTGCCGTACGTGCCGATCGTCATCCCCTGGGAGACCATGGCGATGCTGCTGATCGCCGTCCCGGTCGGCGCGGCCCTCCTGGCCGCGCTGGTGACCCGCTCGCACCGGACGCTGGGCCGCAGGGCGGCGACATAACGGGCACGGCTTCACGGAACGCGTGAACGCGTGAGGGTGTGCCCCCGTATGAAGAAGGACGACCGCCTTCGTACGGGGGCACACCGCGTCGGGACCCATGTGTGCGCGACAATGGCCCCATGGAGATGCCGAGTAACGAACGGTCGCAGGAGAGTCCCCATGTCCTCGTGGTGGGGCAGGACGGGATGGCGCTCGGCGGTGGTGGAGCCGGCGACGAGGGGCGCGAGATCCCGGTGACGGAGATGGTCGAACAGCCCGCGAAGGTCATGCGCATCGGCAGCATGATCAAGCAGCTTCTGGAGGAGGTGCGGGCGGCTCCTCTGGACGAGGCGAGCCGGGTACGGCTCAAGGAGATCCACGCCGGCTCCGTGAAGGAGCTGGAGGACGGCCTGGCCCCTGAGCTGGTGGAGGAGCTGGAGCGCCTCTCACTGCCCTTCACCGACGAGGCGATCCCCTCGGAGGCGGAGCTGCGCATCGCGCAGGCGCAGCTGGTGGGATGGCTGGAAGGTCTCTTCCACGGGATCCAGACGGCGCTGTTCGCGCAGCAGATGGCGGCCAGGGCCCAGCTGGAATCGATGCGGCGCGCGCTGCCGCCCGGCTCGGTGCCCGAGGAAGAGGGCGACCAGGGTCACGGCGCGATCCGCTCGGGCCCGTACCTGTAGGTCCCCCCGTCCCGTACCCGCACCCGTATCCGCACCCGCCCATGGCACAGCTCAGCGGCCCGGCACACCCCACGGTGTGCCGGGCCGCTGAGCTGTCTGTACCGGTACGGATACGGGTCGGGTACGGGGCGTGCGGCGCCGTGTCAGCCTGCGGTCGCGGGGTTGACCAGCAGCAGCTTGCCGAAGTGCCCGCCCGCCTCCAGGGCGCGGTGCGCCTCGGCCGCCTCGGGCAGCGGCAGCGTACGGTCCACGACCGGCCGGACCTGGCCGGCCTCGATGAGCGGCCAGACGTGTTCCCGTACGGCGGCGATGATCGCCGCCTTCTCGGCCAGCGGGCGGGCGCGCAGCGAGGTCGCCGTGACGGCGGCGCGCTTGCTCAGCAGGGCGCCCAGATCGAGCTCGCCCTTCGCGCCGCCCTGGAGGCCGATCACCGCGAGCCGGCCGTTCACGGCCAGCGCCCGCACGTTCCGCTCCAGATACTTCGCGCCGACGATGTCGAGGATGACATCCGCGCCGGCGCCGTCCGTGGCCCGGTCGATCTCCGCCACGAAGTCCTGCTCGCGGTAGTCGATCAGGATGTCCGCGCCCAGCTCGGCGCAGCGCGCCAGCTTGTCGGGCCCGCCCGCCGTCACCGCGACGCGCGCGCCGACCGCCTTGGCGAGCTGGATCGCCATGGTGCCGATCCCGCTCGCCCCGCCGTGCACGAGCAGCGTCTCGCCGGGGCTCAGGTGGGAGACCATGAAGACGTTCGACCAGACGGTGGCGGCCACCTCGGGCAGCGCGGCGGCCGTGGCCACCTCCAGCCCCTCGGGCACGGGCAGCAGCTGACCGGCCGGCACGGCCACCCGCTCGGCGTAACCGCCCCCGGCCAGCAGCGCGCACACCTCGTCCCCGACGGCCCACCCCGAGACCCCGGGTCCCAGCGCGGCGATGCGCCCGGCACATTCGAGACCGGGGTACGGGGAAGCGCCGGGCGGCGGATCGTAGAAGCCCTGCCGCTGCAACAGATCCGCGCGATTGACGGCGCTCGCCACCACCTCGACGAGCACCTCCCCCTCGCCGGGTACGGGATCGGGCACCTCGGCCCATACGAGCGCCTCGGGGCCACCGGGTTCCGGAATCGTGATCGCATGCATGGCCGCGAGGCTACTCCGGCGAGGGCCGCTCCCGGCCGGAGCGCACCGCGCACCGGTTCACGCGGAGCCGAGCCGAGCCGGGCTCAGCCGGAGCCCTCAGGAGCCGTGAGGCTGCTCGCGCGGACGATGGTGATCAGACGGTCGGTGAGCTGGAGCGGGCTCGCGGCCGGGTCGTCGTAACCGAGCAGCCGGTGCCCGCGCAGGACGCTGACCACCAGGTCGTCCGTCTCCCGTACGTTCCGCCCCACCTCGGCCTTTATGACCGGGCGTTCGATGAGGTCGAGGCCGCTGCCCTGCTGGATGAGGTCCTCCATCACCGTGCCGGCGCTGGGGCTGAGCACGGAGAGGCCGAGGAGCCGTCCGGCGGCGCTGGCGCTGGTGATGACGGCGTCCGCGCCGGACTGGCGCAGCAGCGGCGCGTTCTCCTCCTCGCGCACCGCCGCGACGATCTTCGCGCCACGGTTGAGCTGGCGCGCGGTCAGCGCCACCAGCACGGCGGTGTCGTCGCGCTGGGTGGCGATGACGATCTGCCGGGCGCGCTGGAGTTCGGCACGCAGCAGCACATCGCTGCGGGTGGCGTCGCCGACGACGCCCACGAACCCTTCGGCGTTGGCGGCCTCGATGACCTTGCCGGACGGGTCGACAATGACTATCTGCTCCTTCTTCAGACCCGTCGCACACAGGGTCTGCATCGCCGAGCGTCCCTTGGTGCCGTAGCCGACGATGACGGTGTGGTCACGCAAGTTGGACCTCCAGCGGTTCAGCCGCCACTCCTCGCGGGTGCGCTCGGTGAGCACCTCAAGAGTCGTACCGACCAGGATGATGAGGAAGAGGACCCGCAGCGGGGTCACCAGCAGCACATTGGCCAGCCGCGCGCCGTCGCTGTACGGAACGATGTCGCCGTACCCCGTGGTGGAGAGCGTGACGGTCGCGTAGTAGACGGAGTCGAGGAAGTCGACGGAGTTGTCCGCGTTGTCGTGGTAGCCCTCCTTGTCGATATAGACGATGAACACCGTCAGGGCGAGGACGAACAGCGCCATCAACAGCCTTCTGCTGACCTGCCGCAGGGGCCGGACGATCTTTCGGCGCGGCAGCTTCACCCGCGCGGTGACCAGATACTCGTCCGCGTGCCGGGCCATCGCGTCGTGGCCGGGAAGTTTCACGTGAAACACCCTCCGTCGACCGATGCCGTCCAGGGCAGGTCGAGTACTTCCAGTTCGTCGCCGGGCCGCGCGCCCCCCTGCGGGACCACCGCGAGCCCGTCCGATGCGGCGATACCGCGCAACATGGCGGGCCCGTGGAAACGCAGCGGTACGAGGCCCTCGTCACGGTAGACGAAGGGCACCAGCCGGGTGTCGTGCGGGTGGCCTTGGACCGCCTCGCGCAGCGGTGCGTGGTACGGAGCGGGCTGCACCCGTCCGGACAGGGCGCGCAGCAGGGGCTCGGCGAGGGTCAGCAGGCCGGAGACGGCGGCGAGCGGATTGCCGGGGAGGCCCACCAGGTGGCGCCCCGACGGCAGCCGGCCCAGCAGCATGGGGTGGCCCGGCCGTACGGCGACCCCGTCCACCAGCAGCTCGGCGCCCGCTCGGGCGAGCACCGCGTGGACATGGTCGACCGGCCCCGCCGCCGTTCCACCGGTGGTCAGGATCAGATCCGCCTCGGATTCGGTGACCGCGCGATGGAGCGCCTCGGCGTCGTCACCGAGTCGGCGGGTGGCGATGACCTCGGCGCCGAGAGCGCGCAGCCAGGGCGCGATCATCGGCCCCAGGGCGTCGCGGATCAGCCCGTCGTGGGGGAGTCCCCCGGTCAGCAGCTCATCGCCGAGGACGAGGACCTCGACGCGCGGACGGGGGACGGTCAGCAGCTCGTCGTAACCGGCGGCCGCGGCCAGGCCCAGCACGGCGGGCGTCACCGAGGAGCCGGCGGGCAGCAGCCGGTCGCCGGAGCGGCACTCCTGGCCGCGTGACCTGATGTCCTGGCCGGGAGTCGGTTCGCGGACGGCGTGGAGATGGCCGGTGCTGTCCGTACGGGCGTGCTCGCTGCGGATCACGGCGGTGGTGTCGGCCGGGACGCGGGCGCCGGTGGCGATCCGTACCGCCACCCCGTCGGGGAGCGGCTCAGCCCTGCCCTGACCGGCGAGTATGCCCGCCGGAGGGGTCTTTCCCCCGGACCGCGTGACGCGCGTGGCTGATCCGGCAGACGTGGCAGATGCGGCAGATGTGGGAGGTCCGGGAGATCCGGCCGCCGCGGTCTGTACGGACCAGGGGCCCGGCCCCGAGACCGCCCAGCCGTCCATGGCGGAGGTGTCGAAGGACGGCAGGTCGGTGAGCGCGGTCAGCGGCTCCGCGAGGGTGAGGCCCAGTGCCTGGTCGAGGGGCACCCGGCGGGCGCGGGCGGGCGAGACAGCCTCGGCGGAACGCGCCGCACGGGACGCGAGCGCGCGGGCGGCGGGCCACGGCGTGGCGCGGCCGCGGTCCGTCGGGGCGGATGCGGCTCCCGTGCCGCGGTTGCCGCCGTGGTCGTGCGGGTCGTGCGGGTCGCTGCGCTCATGGTCGGCGGCGGATCGGGCGCGATCCGCACCCGGTCCGGGGCCCTGATGGCGCGCGCGCGTCCTCGCCGCGCCTCGGCCGACGAGGGCGAGGGCGTCCTCGACCCCGTCGATCCCCTCGGCCTCACGGTCGTGGGCGCTCATCCGGCTTCGGCCCCCTTGGGCGCGCCTCCGGCGCTCCCCCCGTCCGGCGCGTCCGTCCCGCCCGTCTCGCCCGTCTCGTCCGCCCAGCGGAGAGCGAGCGCCGTGGCCTTGCGCGACGCCTCGGCCACGGCTTCGGGACCGTCTCCGGCCGCCCTGCCCGCCGCGTATCCGACCAGAAAGGTCGTCAGCGGCGCGGCGGGCCTGGCGACGCCGTGCGCGGCGTCGCGGGCGAGATCGAGGAGGACATGGGTATCGAC
It encodes the following:
- a CDS encoding ABC transporter permease; amino-acid sequence: MKTWFNAWRAAVRIARRDAWRFKGRSFLVLAMIALPIVGVSAMDLTLRSAELSTEEKLNRTMGAADARLTDPSYGGEAIFQAPDGLEYRPKGNFDDKPWPDGPTDLAGAVPTGAGVLKDTTANAKLRTTHGLLNTEVRELKAADPMTRGMMTLKSGRFPEKGGEVAATTHFLKSSGLSVGSKLTARGLDADYRIVGSYELPSDLDTDQVNALPGALLAPLAKALKADGLVVPRPDTTLLVSTSGGFTWNMVQGANAKGVVVTSRAVALNPPADADVPLYQMDDWQSWETSPGASTTELAVLATVVGLAMLEICLLAGPAFAVGARRSRRQLGLVGANGGARHHIRAIVLAGGLVIGVVSAVVGTALGIGLTAALRPVLEEYLGKRFGGFEIRPLEILGIALLAVITGLLSALVPAITSSRQSVLSSLTGRRGVRKSSRVLPLLGLVALLGGATIALYGSLVSKKFVIVAGGSAIAELGIVAMTPALVGLFGRVGRWLPLSPRLALRDAVRNRGRTAPAVAAVLAAVAGTVAVSTYAASSEAQDRAAYAPQLPGGAASFTITEDNGRDVPTVRTAVEKILSTDVRAPVDRIVVGKPNCPDDECGYYEVIVPKANRCPLWDTGDKDASEVFSKTERQKLAKDWRCAGDSGVYTYIPSGVLVGDANVLKVLGIEDPGAEKALADGRIVSLDKQNVDADGKVGIRLVTDMEKADLAAQKGEDWPGEIKSFTAHQVPGDPNAYGVSLVLTPAMAKSAGLRTVPAGAYYSLDQAPSDDQKQRLDSEIASTGSEVDLRIEEGYTSRYNLELLVLTVFAGLITIGAAGIATGLAQADAEADLKTLASVGAPARVRRTLSGFQCGVVAVMGVVLGSVAGVLPAIGLRLTQKREEMAWYHEALDKALSGTPDVPYVPIVIPWETMAMLLIAVPVGAALLAALVTRSHRTLGRRAAT
- a CDS encoding bacterial proteasome activator family protein; amino-acid sequence: MEMPSNERSQESPHVLVVGQDGMALGGGGAGDEGREIPVTEMVEQPAKVMRIGSMIKQLLEEVRAAPLDEASRVRLKEIHAGSVKELEDGLAPELVEELERLSLPFTDEAIPSEAELRIAQAQLVGWLEGLFHGIQTALFAQQMAARAQLESMRRALPPGSVPEEEGDQGHGAIRSGPYL
- a CDS encoding NAD(P)H-quinone oxidoreductase; translation: MHAITIPEPGGPEALVWAEVPDPVPGEGEVLVEVVASAVNRADLLQRQGFYDPPPGASPYPGLECAGRIAALGPGVSGWAVGDEVCALLAGGGYAERVAVPAGQLLPVPEGLEVATAAALPEVAATVWSNVFMVSHLSPGETLLVHGGASGIGTMAIQLAKAVGARVAVTAGGPDKLARCAELGADILIDYREQDFVAEIDRATDGAGADVILDIVGAKYLERNVRALAVNGRLAVIGLQGGAKGELDLGALLSKRAAVTATSLRARPLAEKAAIIAAVREHVWPLIEAGQVRPVVDRTLPLPEAAEAHRALEAGGHFGKLLLVNPATAG
- a CDS encoding potassium channel family protein; the protein is MARHADEYLVTARVKLPRRKIVRPLRQVSRRLLMALFVLALTVFIVYIDKEGYHDNADNSVDFLDSVYYATVTLSTTGYGDIVPYSDGARLANVLLVTPLRVLFLIILVGTTLEVLTERTREEWRLNRWRSNLRDHTVIVGYGTKGRSAMQTLCATGLKKEQIVIVDPSGKVIEAANAEGFVGVVGDATRSDVLLRAELQRARQIVIATQRDDTAVLVALTARQLNRGAKIVAAVREEENAPLLRQSGADAVITSASAAGRLLGLSVLSPSAGTVMEDLIQQGSGLDLIERPVIKAEVGRNVRETDDLVVSVLRGHRLLGYDDPAASPLQLTDRLITIVRASSLTAPEGSG
- a CDS encoding molybdopterin molybdotransferase MoeA; this translates as MSAHDREAEGIDGVEDALALVGRGAARTRARHQGPGPGADRARSAADHERSDPHDPHDHGGNRGTGAASAPTDRGRATPWPAARALASRAARSAEAVSPARARRVPLDQALGLTLAEPLTALTDLPSFDTSAMDGWAVSGPGPWSVQTAAAGSPGPPTSAASATSAGSATRVTRSGGKTPPAGILAGQGRAEPLPDGVAVRIATGARVPADTTAVIRSEHARTDSTGHLHAVREPTPGQDIRSRGQECRSGDRLLPAGSSVTPAVLGLAAAAGYDELLTVPRPRVEVLVLGDELLTGGLPHDGLIRDALGPMIAPWLRALGAEVIATRRLGDDAEALHRAVTESEADLILTTGGTAAGPVDHVHAVLARAGAELLVDGVAVRPGHPMLLGRLPSGRHLVGLPGNPLAAVSGLLTLAEPLLRALSGRVQPAPYHAPLREAVQGHPHDTRLVPFVYRDEGLVPLRFHGPAMLRGIAASDGLAVVPQGGARPGDELEVLDLPWTASVDGGCFT